In Immundisolibacter sp., the genomic window ACCGGCTGGCGACCCATCACGGTGGTGATGTAGTCGTTGGGCTTCGGCAGCTCGCTGTCGTGGGCGATGTAGATCCAGTTGCCCTCGTAGATGTGCTTCAGCTCGGCCTCGAAGATATCGGGGTCGGTGTAGATCGAGCGGTGAACCTTGAAGGTTTCACCCGGCTTGTCGACAACGCGCCAACGCAGGTCTTCCGGTCGCATGGGGCACTCCTGATCGGGCGGCACGCCACAGCAGCGCACCGTTGGTTTGGAACAGGTGCCAAGCGTGACAGCGCCGAACAAGGGCCTATTGACGGCCGTCAAGCGGCGTCCGAACGGCGGACCGGCCGATCGGTTGGGGTGCTTTACAGGAGCACGCCCACCAGATAGTGTCCTGGTCCAATCGAAGTGGACACCTCGATAGGGGATCATCCATCCCCCCTGAGGAACCTGAAGACATGACACCCCGCATCCGTAGAACTTTCGATAGCCCCTTCAAGCTGCAGGTCGTGCAGATGATCCGCGACCAGGGCCTGGGCGTCGGCCAGGTCTGCCGTGACCTGGACCTGGTCAACAGCGCGGTGCGCCGCTGGCTGGCGCAGTACGACGCCGAGCAGGCTGGTCAGCCGGGCATCGGCAAGCCGCTGACGGCCGAGCAGGAACGCATCCGCCAGCTGGAGCGTGAGAACCAGCGGTTGCGCGAGGATGTGTCGATCCTAAAAAAAGCATCGGCCTTCTTCGCCCG contains:
- a CDS encoding transposase; this encodes MTPRIRRTFDSPFKLQVVQMIRDQGLGVGQVCRDLDLVNSAVRRWLAQYDAEQAGQPGIGKPLTAEQERIRQLERENQRLREDVSILKKASAFFAR